A single genomic interval of Zobellia nedashkovskayae harbors:
- the glyA gene encoding serine hydroxymethyltransferase, with translation MQRDNRIFELIAEERERQLSGIELIASENFTSPQVMEASGSVLTNKYAEGYPGKRYYGGCEVVDKIEQLAIDRAKELFGAAYANVQPHSGSQANASVYHACLKPGDTILGFDLSHGGHLTHGSPVNFSGRLYNPVFYGVNKETGVLDYDVIQEIATKEKPKMIIAGASAYSRDIDFKRFRAIADSVGALLLADISHPAGLIAKGILNDPIPHCHVVTTTTHKTLRGPRGGLILMGEDFDNPFGIKLKNGKLRKMSALLDLAVFPGNQGGPLEHIIAGKAIAFGEALTDEFLTYMIQVKKNAAAMAAAFVAKGYNIISGGTDNHMMLIDLRNKDITGKDAEKVLVDADITANKNMVPFDDKSPFVTSGIRFGTAAITTRGLKEADMSVIVDLVDEVLTNAEDEAKIADVKKKVNALMSGRELFNA, from the coding sequence ATGCAACGAGACAATCGGATTTTTGAACTAATAGCAGAGGAAAGAGAACGCCAATTAAGCGGAATAGAGCTTATTGCCTCTGAGAATTTTACAAGCCCCCAAGTAATGGAGGCTTCAGGATCAGTACTAACCAATAAATATGCAGAGGGTTATCCTGGCAAACGTTATTATGGTGGCTGCGAAGTAGTTGATAAAATAGAGCAACTTGCTATTGATAGAGCTAAAGAATTGTTTGGTGCTGCATACGCAAACGTACAACCTCACTCAGGTTCTCAGGCAAATGCTTCGGTTTATCATGCTTGTTTGAAACCTGGAGATACTATTTTAGGATTTGATCTTTCTCACGGTGGGCATTTAACTCATGGTTCTCCTGTAAATTTTTCTGGTAGACTATATAACCCGGTTTTCTACGGTGTTAATAAAGAGACTGGCGTACTTGACTATGATGTTATTCAGGAAATAGCAACAAAGGAAAAACCTAAGATGATTATTGCCGGTGCATCTGCTTATTCTCGTGACATAGATTTTAAAAGGTTTAGAGCAATTGCCGATAGTGTTGGCGCACTTTTGTTGGCTGATATTTCTCATCCTGCCGGTCTAATTGCAAAAGGTATTTTAAATGATCCAATTCCTCACTGTCATGTTGTAACTACCACAACACACAAAACATTAAGAGGCCCACGTGGTGGACTTATATTAATGGGAGAGGATTTTGATAATCCGTTCGGAATTAAATTGAAGAACGGTAAGCTTCGTAAGATGTCTGCTTTGCTAGATTTAGCAGTATTTCCAGGAAACCAAGGTGGCCCTTTAGAGCATATTATAGCGGGTAAAGCTATTGCTTTTGGTGAGGCGCTTACAGATGAGTTCTTGACTTATATGATTCAGGTGAAGAAAAATGCTGCTGCTATGGCTGCCGCTTTTGTTGCCAAGGGATACAATATTATTTCAGGTGGTACGGACAATCATATGATGCTTATTGACCTTAGGAATAAGGATATTACTGGTAAAGATGCGGAAAAAGTGTTGGTAGATGCAGATATTACTGCAAACAAAAACATGGTTCCGTTTGATGACAAGTCGCCATTCGTTACCTCTGGTATTAGATTTGGTACAGCCGCTATTACAACTAGAGGCTTGAAAGAAGCTGATATGAGTGTTATTGTAGACTTGGTAGATGAAGTGTTGACAAATGCCGAAGACGAAGCTAAAATAGCCGATGTAAAGAAAAAGGTAAATGCTTTAATGAGCGGGAGAGAACTTTTCAACGCTTAA
- the fahA gene encoding fumarylacetoacetase, with product MPIYANDPSKRTWLSVSEESDFPIQNIPFGVFLTRDDIITIGTRIGDTAIDLGALHQLGYFEGIPLTDDIFLQDTLNDFISDGQKTWRLVRNRISEIFEESNETLQNKEDHKNVVLFSMDEIEMQLPVQIGDYTDFYSSKEHATNVGTMFRDPDNALLPNWLHIPVGYHGRSSTIIPSGTPIHRPMGQTLPKGAETPVFGPSRLVDFELEMAFITTDTNVLGEPISVDEAEEYIFGMVLFNDWSARDIQKWEYVPLGPFLAKNFASSVSPWIVTLDALQPFQVKSTEQEPKPLPYLQQKERHSYDINLQVAIATKDGNETTISESNFKYMYWTMAQQLAHHTVNGCKVNSGDMMGSGTISGPTPDSYGSMLELSWQGTKPVKLKDGTERKFIQDNDTVIMKGYCSNNDIRIGFGEVRTTLLPPFEAKKKG from the coding sequence ATGCCTATATACGCTAATGACCCTTCAAAAAGAACATGGCTTTCTGTTTCTGAAGAATCAGATTTCCCTATCCAAAACATTCCTTTTGGTGTTTTTCTTACTCGTGATGATATCATAACTATAGGAACCCGTATTGGAGATACCGCAATTGATCTTGGTGCCTTGCATCAACTTGGTTATTTTGAGGGTATTCCGCTTACGGATGATATTTTTCTCCAAGATACTTTAAATGATTTCATTTCTGACGGTCAAAAGACATGGCGATTAGTTCGCAATCGTATCAGTGAAATTTTTGAGGAATCTAACGAAACCTTACAAAATAAAGAAGATCATAAAAATGTGGTCCTATTTTCCATGGATGAAATAGAAATGCAACTGCCTGTTCAAATTGGTGATTACACAGATTTCTATTCCAGCAAGGAACACGCAACAAACGTAGGAACTATGTTTAGGGATCCAGATAATGCCCTATTGCCAAACTGGCTCCACATTCCTGTAGGTTACCACGGCAGAAGTTCTACAATTATCCCAAGTGGCACTCCTATTCATAGACCTATGGGACAAACTTTACCAAAAGGAGCAGAAACTCCGGTATTTGGGCCTTCTCGTCTTGTAGATTTTGAACTAGAGATGGCTTTCATTACCACAGATACTAATGTCTTAGGGGAACCTATTTCCGTAGACGAAGCCGAAGAATATATTTTTGGAATGGTGCTTTTTAATGATTGGAGCGCACGCGATATTCAAAAATGGGAATATGTGCCTCTTGGACCTTTTCTGGCTAAGAATTTTGCTTCATCCGTCTCACCATGGATAGTAACGCTAGATGCACTTCAGCCTTTTCAAGTAAAAAGCACTGAGCAAGAACCTAAGCCACTACCCTACTTACAACAAAAAGAAAGACATAGTTACGACATTAACTTACAAGTAGCTATTGCTACCAAAGATGGTAATGAAACTACTATTTCTGAATCTAACTTTAAATATATGTACTGGACCATGGCTCAGCAATTAGCTCACCATACAGTAAACGGCTGTAAAGTAAACAGTGGTGATATGATGGGTAGTGGAACCATATCAGGACCTACACCAGATTCTTATGGATCCATGCTAGAACTATCTTGGCAAGGCACCAAACCCGTAAAATTAAAAGATGGTACAGAGCGTAAATTCATTCAAGATAACGATACTGTTATTATGAAAGGATATTGCTCAAACAACGATATTCGTATTGGTTTTGGCGAAGTTAGAACTACACTTCTACCACCATTTGAAGCAAAAAAGAAAGGTTAA
- the ytxJ gene encoding bacillithiol system redox-active protein YtxJ produces the protein MGLFNNIFGSKNEGENEKETKIPWIALTSVEQLNEIERKSLTKPQVIFKHSTTCGISRMVLKMFTKNYAFEDGQMDFYFLDLHSYRQVSDETGFKFQVMHQSPQLLVIKNGGVVAHDSHGAITDINLEKYL, from the coding sequence ATGGGTCTCTTTAATAATATATTTGGAAGCAAAAATGAAGGTGAAAATGAGAAGGAAACCAAAATTCCTTGGATAGCACTTACTTCCGTGGAGCAATTAAATGAAATTGAAAGAAAATCTTTAACAAAACCACAAGTAATATTTAAACATTCTACTACCTGCGGTATTAGCCGAATGGTTTTAAAAATGTTTACCAAGAACTATGCTTTTGAAGATGGTCAGATGGACTTCTATTTTTTAGATTTACACAGTTACCGTCAAGTTTCCGATGAAACAGGCTTTAAATTCCAGGTGATGCATCAATCACCACAGTTATTGGTGATAAAAAATGGGGGAGTGGTAGCCCATGATTCGCACGGAGCTATTACGGATATCAATCTAGAAAAATACCTTTAA